In a genomic window of Manduca sexta isolate Smith_Timp_Sample1 unplaced genomic scaffold, JHU_Msex_v1.0 HiC_scaffold_1501, whole genome shotgun sequence:
- the LOC119191416 gene encoding uncharacterized protein LOC119191416, whose protein sequence is MEQKKPMAPPPPQSCSCMNDNHVVNNPKVGPYENYDVPKVSHVEVDNSEYYDTPKRIKQALAEDLFQVTKTSTPDNLVLKKNCGCILKFGSRKKPVIVECDENLQPVECPCQKVTNWANNLISLPYCKRNEINVEVTTNVKDDTALYATVDVSRKTNRQSAVTDKDPQESTSDPQFINYQNITPKDEKEGEDHYGNYENLEFALSLEYYENAKDLLRKAGVTQSELDALSANLDIAVTTFTKEKNFAQNADIHSLGKSKMQRKTKAMNIY, encoded by the exons ATGGAGCAAAAGAAGCCAATGGCACCTCCTCCCCCACAAAGCTGCAGCTGTATGAATGATAACCATGTTGTAAATAACCCGAAAGTCGGTCCCTATGAAAATTATGATGTTCCTAAAGTCTCACATGTAGAG GTAGATAACTCCGAATACTATGATACTCCTAAAAGAATAAAGCAAGCCCTAGCTGAAGACCTATTCCAAGTAACTAAAACTTCTACACCAGATAACCTAGTTCTGAAGAAAAACTGCGGCTGCATACTAAAATTCGGTTCAAGAAAAAAACCCGTCATTGTAGAATGCGATGAAAATCTACAACCAGTCGAATGTCCATGTCAAAAAGTAACTAATTGGGCAAATAATTTAATCAGTCTTCCATACTGTAAACGAAACGAAATTAATGTTGAAGTCACTACAAACGTAAAAGACGATACAGCATTATATGCCACCGTAGACGTATCGAGAAAAACAAATAGACAGAGCGCTGTTACAGATAAAGACCCTCAAGAATCTACCAGTGACCCACAGTTTATAAATTACCAGAATATTACTCCTAAAGATGAGAAAGAAGGTGAAGACCATTACGGTAATTATGAAAATCTGGAATTTGCACTTTCTTTAGAATACTACGAGAATGCCAAAGATTTACTCAGAAAAGCAGGAGTGACACAAAGTGAATTAGATGCCTTGAGTGCTAACTTAGACATTGCCGTCACTACTTTTACCAAAGAAAAAAACTTTGCACAAAATGCGGACATACACAGCTTGGGCAAAA